Within the Solibacillus silvestris genome, the region ATGGATTTCCTTCCACCTTCACCCATTGCTGAAAACCATTTTGCCACAACATGATACGAAATGACAAAGTTACGGTTTAACGTGCTGAATCGTACAATGAAGAATGCAACTCCTCGCTGGATTGTCACGGAATGCATATGGTCCATTTGGTGAGGGTGAATGTTTTTTAATGGAAAGGATGTTTTACTATCCGTTTCTTTTGCTTCAAAGTCAATGTAATATCCATTCCATACGCCATTATAATCCGTCGTTGAAGGTGTGCGGAAATAAGCCTCTTTAATAACCGCAGCACTTCTTGCCGGATAATCTACTTTGACGATTTGTATAGGAACAGGTTTCTTGTGTATATTTGCCATATTCCTATGTAAATAAAACATATTTGTTTCATTTAGGTCATCTTCTAAGCTTTTTCCACGGTTACTGTAATTGACGGCTCTTTTATTTGTTTCTTTTGCAACCGATTGAGATTTGGCGGATTCCTTTTTTGTCTCAA harbors:
- a CDS encoding Holliday junction resolvase RecU — translated: MVIRYPNGKLYESAPKIETKKESAKSQSVAKETNKRAVNYSNRGKSLEDDLNETNMFYLHRNMANIHKKPVPIQIVKVDYPARSAAVIKEAYFRTPSTTDYNGVWNGYYIDFEAKETDSKTSFPLKNIHPHQMDHMHSVTIQRGVAFFIVRFSTLNRNFVISYHVVAKWFSAMGEGGRKSIPIAVFEQDAIEISEGYVPRLDYLQAVKKLIANYNVCESEEKQRDGK